From a region of the Thalassospira sp. TSL5-1 genome:
- the sbmA gene encoding peptide antibiotic transporter SbmA, whose translation MFQSFFPRPRLFFSSALIWTVIAATIWYGGGQQWGQYLGLGVASSADGQVVGIAYFATPTFLWFSAYYFIAVGLFGLVWRFCSDNPWQLWSVFGSAIIIFTTFFDVEVSVAINNWRRPFFDDVQNALSGQAVVHAVDLYLLIGQFAEIALCAMFLFVLTRFLVSHWIFRWRTAMNSYYMSHWQKLRHTEGAAQRVQEDTMRFASVIEGLGISLVSAIMTLIAFLPVLWGLSKYVTTLPLVGEIPAPLVTAAIIWSVFGTLLLALVGIKLPGLEFHNQRVEAAYRKELVYGEDHEHRADPVTVRELFGFVRQNYFRLYWHYTYFNVFRGLYIQADGIFAIAILIPTIAAGATIGFTFGVLQQVLTAFGQVSGSFQYLVDAWTTIIELLSIYKRLRAFEASVSLVTD comes from the coding sequence GTGTTCCAGTCCTTTTTTCCCCGTCCCAGACTGTTTTTCTCAAGTGCCCTTATCTGGACTGTCATTGCCGCCACCATCTGGTATGGCGGCGGGCAGCAATGGGGGCAATATTTGGGGCTTGGCGTTGCCTCATCCGCCGATGGACAGGTTGTCGGCATTGCCTATTTCGCAACGCCGACCTTTTTATGGTTTAGTGCCTATTATTTTATTGCCGTTGGCCTGTTTGGTCTGGTCTGGCGTTTTTGTTCCGATAATCCGTGGCAGTTATGGTCGGTCTTCGGTTCGGCGATTATCATTTTCACCACCTTTTTTGATGTCGAAGTCTCGGTTGCCATCAATAACTGGCGTCGGCCGTTTTTTGATGATGTGCAAAATGCCCTGTCGGGCCAAGCAGTGGTACATGCCGTTGATTTGTATTTGCTAATCGGGCAATTCGCCGAAATTGCCCTGTGCGCCATGTTCCTGTTTGTCTTGACGCGTTTTTTGGTCAGCCACTGGATCTTTCGCTGGCGCACGGCGATGAACAGTTATTACATGTCGCATTGGCAAAAATTGCGCCATACCGAAGGCGCGGCCCAGCGTGTTCAGGAAGACACCATGCGCTTTGCCAGCGTGATCGAGGGGCTGGGCATCTCACTGGTCAGCGCAATCATGACGCTGATCGCGTTTTTACCCGTATTGTGGGGCCTGTCAAAATATGTCACCACCCTGCCATTGGTGGGCGAAATTCCCGCTCCCCTGGTGACGGCAGCCATCATTTGGTCGGTTTTTGGCACATTGCTGCTGGCCCTTGTCGGGATCAAGTTGCCGGGGCTGGAATTTCATAATCAGCGGGTCGAGGCGGCCTATCGCAAGGAACTGGTCTATGGCGAGGATCACGAACACCGTGCCGACCCCGTAACCGTGCGCGAATTGTTCGGCTTTGTGCGGCAAAACTATTTCCGGCTTTATTGGCACTACACCTATTTTAATGTTTTTCGCGGGTTATATATCCAGGCAGACGGCATTTTTGCCATCGCCATTCTCATTCCCACGATTGCGGCAGGGGCGACCATTGGCTTCACCTTTGGGGTGCTTCAGCAGGTTTTAACCGCCTTTGGGCAGGTCTCCGGCTCTTTTCAATATCTGGTTGATGCCTGGACCACGATTATCGAATTGCTGTCGATTTATAAACGTCTGCGGGCCTTTGAGGCCTCCGTTTCGTTGGTAACGGACTGA
- the wrbA gene encoding NAD(P)H:quinone oxidoreductase — protein MAKVLVLYYSMYGHIETMAKAVAEGAVGVAGTTVDIKRVPETMPEDVAKGAGAKLDQDAPVASVDDLANYDAIIFGVPTRFGNMCGQMRTFLDQTGGLWAQGKLIGKIGSVFASTGTQHGGQETTITSTHTTLLHHGMVLVGVPYSCEGLTKMDQITGGSPYGATTLAGADGSRQPSENELDIARFQGKHVAELAAKLAG, from the coding sequence ATGGCAAAAGTACTGGTGCTTTATTATTCGATGTATGGTCATATCGAAACAATGGCAAAGGCCGTTGCCGAAGGCGCGGTCGGTGTTGCCGGTACCACGGTTGATATCAAGCGCGTGCCTGAAACAATGCCCGAGGATGTTGCCAAGGGTGCCGGGGCTAAACTTGATCAGGATGCGCCGGTGGCCTCGGTTGATGATCTGGCAAATTATGATGCCATCATTTTTGGCGTTCCCACCCGTTTTGGCAATATGTGCGGTCAGATGCGCACTTTCCTTGATCAGACCGGCGGTCTTTGGGCACAGGGCAAGCTGATTGGCAAAATCGGCTCGGTCTTTGCTTCCACCGGCACCCAGCATGGCGGTCAGGAAACCACCATCACCTCGACCCACACCACATTGTTGCATCATGGCATGGTGCTGGTTGGCGTACCTTATAGCTGTGAAGGTCTGACCAAAATGGACCAGATCACCGGTGGCTCGCCTTATGGCGCAACGACCCTGGCAGGCGCCGATGGTTCGCGCCAGCCTTCCGAAAACGAGCTTGATATTGCCCGCTTCCAGGGCAAGCATGTGGCCGAACTTGCCGCCAAGCTGGCAGGCTGA
- a CDS encoding pirin family protein, with protein MKNDDVNLRKVARTIRAMDTSDGAGVRLKRSVGSPALPMLDPFLMLDSISSDKADDYIAGFPEHPHRGFETVTYMVEGAMRHNDSIGSEGVLRSGGVQWMTAGSGIIHSETPEQEDGLLQGFQLWINLPAKDKMQRPRYQNLEAHEVAEVSPAAGVDIRLVAGSAFGKTGPVSGISTEPVFMDVKLAPNAEVTLPVPEGHAALVYMFIGDGEVAGRSLPTHHLAVLKDGNAVLLKGGSEGGRLLLIAAAPIDEPIARHGPFVMNTREELMQAFEDFQRGRFVREKAVGQG; from the coding sequence ATGAAAAATGACGATGTTAACCTGCGCAAGGTCGCCCGGACAATCCGGGCAATGGATACCTCGGATGGGGCCGGTGTGCGCCTGAAACGGTCTGTTGGCTCGCCTGCTTTGCCAATGCTCGATCCGTTTTTGATGCTGGACTCGATCTCCAGCGACAAGGCGGATGACTATATTGCCGGTTTCCCCGAACATCCCCATCGGGGCTTTGAAACCGTGACCTATATGGTCGAAGGGGCGATGCGCCATAATGACAGCATTGGGTCAGAGGGCGTTTTACGCTCTGGCGGGGTGCAGTGGATGACGGCCGGCAGCGGCATTATCCATTCCGAAACGCCAGAACAGGAAGATGGCCTGTTGCAGGGTTTTCAGCTTTGGATCAACCTGCCCGCCAAGGACAAAATGCAACGTCCGCGTTACCAGAACCTGGAGGCCCATGAGGTTGCCGAAGTCAGCCCGGCAGCAGGCGTGGATATTCGTCTGGTCGCCGGTTCCGCCTTTGGCAAAACCGGGCCGGTCTCGGGTATTTCGACCGAACCGGTGTTTATGGATGTCAAACTGGCGCCCAATGCCGAAGTGACCCTGCCAGTGCCAGAGGGGCACGCCGCCCTTGTCTATATGTTCATTGGCGATGGCGAGGTTGCCGGTCGTTCCCTGCCCACCCATCATCTGGCGGTGCTCAAGGATGGCAATGCGGTATTGCTGAAGGGCGGTAGCGAAGGCGGACGATTGTTGCTGATTGCGGCCGCACCGATTGACGAACCCATTGCCCGTCACGGTCCGTTTGTAATGAACACCCGCGAAGAACTGATGCAGGCCTTTGAAGATTTCCAGCGCGGCCGCTTCGTGCGCGAAAAAGCCGTCGGACAGGGCTGA
- the glpQ gene encoding glycerophosphodiester phosphodiesterase, whose product MMCAAMMAFSPAMAQAVTDDHVVIAHRGASGYLPEHTLPAVALAYGMDPDFIEQDVVMSKDGVPVVLHDIHLDTTTDVAKKFPKRHRKDGRFYAIDFTLAELKTLNVHERTDAKTGKQVYPDRFPLEYGIFKIPTFEEEIKLIQGLNKSTNRDIGVYAEIKDPAWHRAQGQDISKAVIKVMEKWGYGTRESNGYIQSFDWNETKRIRNDLNYQGRLVQLLGENSWKIAPNVDFDFLKTDEGVEEMSKVVDAIGPSLDQVIEGLSEDGHAVMSPTLIAAQRRHLPVHVYTLRADQLPKWAGDFRIVMTAVFDDAGIDGAFTDFPDQVVDYLAATPE is encoded by the coding sequence ATGATGTGTGCCGCGATGATGGCCTTTTCACCGGCAATGGCGCAGGCTGTGACCGATGACCATGTGGTGATTGCCCATCGCGGGGCATCGGGTTATTTGCCGGAACATACCCTCCCGGCGGTTGCCCTGGCCTATGGCATGGACCCGGATTTTATCGAACAGGATGTGGTGATGTCCAAGGATGGCGTGCCGGTTGTCCTGCACGATATTCACCTTGATACCACTACTGATGTGGCAAAAAAATTCCCCAAACGGCACCGCAAGGATGGCCGTTTTTATGCGATCGATTTTACCCTGGCAGAGCTTAAAACCCTGAATGTTCACGAGCGGACGGATGCCAAAACCGGCAAGCAGGTTTATCCTGACCGCTTTCCGCTGGAATATGGCATTTTCAAAATTCCGACCTTTGAAGAAGAAATCAAACTGATCCAGGGGCTTAACAAATCCACCAATCGCGATATTGGCGTTTACGCCGAAATCAAGGACCCTGCCTGGCACCGGGCCCAGGGTCAGGATATTTCCAAGGCCGTGATCAAGGTGATGGAAAAATGGGGTTATGGCACGCGGGAATCCAATGGTTACATCCAGTCTTTTGACTGGAACGAAACCAAACGCATCCGTAATGATCTGAATTATCAGGGGCGTCTGGTGCAGCTATTGGGCGAAAATAGCTGGAAAATCGCCCCGAATGTCGATTTTGATTTCCTGAAAACCGATGAGGGTGTGGAGGAAATGTCCAAGGTGGTGGACGCCATCGGCCCGTCGCTGGATCAGGTGATTGAAGGTCTTAGCGAGGATGGACATGCCGTCATGTCGCCCACCTTGATTGCGGCACAGCGCCGCCATTTACCGGTTCATGTCTATACCCTGCGCGCCGACCAGTTGCCCAAGTGGGCGGGAGATTTCCGCATTGTGATGACGGCTGTTTTTGACGATGCGGGCATTGACGGCGCCTTTACCGACTTCCCCGACCAGGTGGTGGATTATCTGGCGGCAACGCCGGAATAG